From one Populus alba chromosome 17, ASM523922v2, whole genome shotgun sequence genomic stretch:
- the LOC118037092 gene encoding LOW QUALITY PROTEIN: probable WRKY transcription factor 27 (The sequence of the model RefSeq protein was modified relative to this genomic sequence to represent the inferred CDS: inserted 1 base in 1 codon; deleted 1 base in 1 codon), which produces MAEGQDWDLYAIVRSCTSASTHRNGSSNTSENLENPFECLASLTFDDDDDQEFNPFSFPNLAVQPTNNDGLQELQDSYKPFLPSYTASGLQGNNDTIPSSSSISDFGVIFSGQNPPQLAHQQQQQNHXPQPPPPPPPPSQQQQSPPPPSTSVSISPRFNNSQQQPQHILQQQQNQRRQLHQLVTSTSSMFPLRTAQSQTPRSRKKKSNQKKLVLHVTAENLSNDVWAWRKYGQKPIKGSPYPRNYYRCSSSKGCAARKQVERSNTDPNMFIVSYTGDHTHPRPTHRNSLAGSTRNKVQQAVQKPEEKESEQPNISADKGLCSSPLSATSLSPRTPLSAPIDHAETAGNDQETKIENLEGGHGLMGSDDDCDNDINDDCDDDLLIPNMALNEDFIKGFQELVGASEGGGGGSSK; this is translated from the exons ATGGCAGAGGGGCAGGACTGGGATTTGTATGCAATAGTGAGGAGTTGCACCTCTGCTTCTACACACAGAAACGGTAGCAGCAACACCAGTGAGAATCTTGAGAACCCTTTTGAGTGCTTGGCTTCTTTGacttttgatgatgatgatgatcaagaatttaaccctttttctttcccaaatcTCGCTGTTCAGCCTACAAACAACGATGGTTTGCAGGAATTGCAAGATTCGTACAAGCCCTTTTTGCCTAGCTACACCGCCAGTGGACTTCAAGGTAATAACGATACTATTCCTAGCTCCTCCTCCATCTCTGATTTTGGGGTCATTTTTAGCGGCCAAAATCCACCACAACTTGcacatcagcagcagcagcagaatc gaccacaaccaccaccaccaccaccaccaccatca caacaacaacaatctccaccaccaccatccacAAGTGTTTCCATCAGCCCCAGGTTCAACAATAGCCAACAGCAACCACAGCATATTCTAcagcaacaacaaaatcaaaggaGACAATTGCACCAGCTAGTGACTAGCACTTCTTCTATGTTTCCTTTAAGAACTGCACAATCTCAGACCCCAAGATCAAGAAAGAA AAAAAGTAACCAGAAGAAGCTAGTATTGCATGTAACAGCAGAGAATCTCTCTAATGATGTGTGGGCTTGGAGAAAATATGGTCAAAAACCCATCAAAGGCTCTCCATATCCAAG GAACTACTACAGATGCAGCAGCTCAAAAGGGTGTGCAGCAAGAAAGCAAGTGGAGAGGAGCAACACAGATCCAAACATGTTTATTGTTAGCTACACAGGCGATCACACACACCCACGTCCGACTCACCGGAACTCACTTGCCGGTAGTACAAGAAACAAGGTTCAACAAGCAGTTCAAAAGCCTGAAGAAAAAGAATCCGAGCAACCCAATATTTCAGCAGACAAGGGCTTGTGTTCTTCTCCACTTTCAGCTACTAGTTTGTCTCCAAGAACCCCACTTTCCGCTCCCATTGACCATGCTGAGACAGCAGGAAATGATCAAGAAACCAAAATAGAGAATTTGGAAGGTGGGCATGGATTGATGGGAAGTGATGATGATTGTGATAATGACATTAATGATGATTGTGATGATGATCTTTTGATCCCAAATATGGCCTTGAATGAAGATTTCATTAAGGGGTTTCAAGAGCTTGTCGGTGCTAGCGAAGGCGGTGGTGGTGGTTCGAGTAAATAG